Proteins encoded in a region of the Bacteroidota bacterium genome:
- a CDS encoding ABC transporter ATP-binding protein produces the protein MAEYSIISEQTGKSYEGTMALEDITFSVHRGELFGFIGPDGAGKTTLFRIITTLLLADKGHMEVEGFEVKKNYRKLRQILGYMPGRFSLYQDLTVEENLKFFATTFGTTIKENYHLIKDIYGQIEPFKDRRAGALSGGMKQKLALSCALIHKPALLVLDEPTTGVDAVSRKEFWEMLRNLRREGISIVVSTPYMDEAGLCDRVALMQSGHIMQSGSPESIVQSFSKKIVAVKSTEMYRLLKDIEKSGIAETIYPFGEYAHMIPADGSIDETAISRFLESQGHSGIEAKIINAGIEDCFIELMQTVKK, from the coding sequence ATGGCTGAATACAGCATCATATCAGAACAAACAGGAAAATCGTACGAAGGCACCATGGCGCTTGAAGATATCACGTTCAGCGTGCATAGAGGCGAGTTGTTTGGCTTCATTGGTCCTGATGGCGCCGGCAAAACAACGCTGTTCCGAATCATTACCACACTACTGCTGGCCGATAAAGGGCATATGGAGGTCGAAGGGTTTGAAGTAAAAAAGAATTACAGAAAGCTCAGACAAATTCTGGGGTATATGCCCGGCCGTTTTTCGCTTTATCAGGATTTGACCGTAGAAGAAAATCTGAAATTTTTTGCTACAACATTCGGCACAACCATCAAAGAGAATTATCATCTCATCAAAGATATTTACGGACAGATTGAGCCCTTTAAAGACCGTCGTGCTGGCGCACTTTCAGGCGGTATGAAACAAAAACTGGCACTTTCCTGTGCACTCATTCACAAACCTGCGTTGCTTGTTCTGGATGAACCGACTACAGGGGTTGATGCCGTTTCAAGAAAGGAATTTTGGGAAATGCTGCGCAATTTGCGGCGTGAAGGCATTTCAATTGTGGTTTCTACACCTTATATGGATGAAGCAGGATTGTGCGACCGGGTTGCTCTGATGCAGTCAGGACACATTATGCAGAGTGGAAGCCCTGAAAGTATCGTGCAAAGTTTTTCAAAAAAAATAGTGGCCGTGAAGTCGACGGAGATGTACAGACTTCTTAAAGATATTGAAAAATCGGGCATTGCAGAAACTATTTACCCTTTCGGAGAATATGCACACATGATACCTGCTGATGGAAGCATTGACGAAACGGCTATTTCCCGATTTCTTGAATCGCAGGGTCACAGTGGCATTGAAGCGAAAATAATCAATGCCGGAATAGAAGATTGTTTTATTGAA